The genomic segment TGCGCCGTATGAGCGACTTGCAGGCCGCAGTACTGATGTTGTCCGGTAATCCCGCGGACGGCGCCAAGATCCGCGGGCACCGGTTCACTCGACTGCCCACCGGACGCGGCATGCTGCTCGGCGATGCCGACGGCGTCGATTACGTCCAGCTCGTCAATCCGTTTGCCCACGCGCACAGTGCATCTCATGCTCGCCACACAGAGGAGGATCCGACATGACCCTGCGTGTCGTCCCGGAGGGGCTGGCCGGCGCCAGCGCACAGGTCGCTGCTCTCACCGCACGGCTTGCCGCTGCCAACGCCGCGGCCGCGCCGATGATCACCGCCGTGTTGCCGCCCGGCGCGGACCTCGTGTCGCTGCAGACCGCCGCCGGGTTCAGCGCCCAGGGCCTCGAACACACGGCAACCGCCACCCAGGGGGTGACCGAACTCGGTCGATCGGGTGCGGCGGTCGCCGACTCCGGCGCCGGCTACGCCGCCACCGATGCTGCCGCCGCCCAGTCCTACCTGATCGCACGGGGAGGCTGATGACCGCGCCAATCTGGTTCGCCTCACCACCGGAGGTGCATTCGGCGCTGCTGAGTGCGGGCCCCGGTGCCGGTCAGATGCTGGCCGCGGCCTCGGCGTGGGAAGCGCTGAGCGTCGAATACGCCTCGGCTGCAGCCGAACTCACCCAGGTCCTGGCCACTGTCCAGGCCGGCTCGTGGCAGGGCCCGAGCGCCGAACAGTACGTCGCGGCCCACGCTCCGTATCTCGCGTGGTTGGAGCAGGCCAGCGCCGACAGCGCCGGTGCCGCCGTCCAGCAGCAGACCGCCGCCGCCGCGTACACCGCGGCCCTGGCCGCGATGCCGACGCTGCCCGAACTGACTGCCAACCACACCG from the Mycolicibacterium crocinum genome contains:
- a CDS encoding PE family protein, translated to MTLRVVPEGLAGASAQVAALTARLAAANAAAAPMITAVLPPGADLVSLQTAAGFSAQGLEHTATATQGVTELGRSGAAVADSGAGYAATDAAAAQSYLIARGG